One Streptomyces mobaraensis NBRC 13819 = DSM 40847 DNA segment encodes these proteins:
- a CDS encoding RICIN domain-containing protein, which translates to MSVTFSERTPALLARRLGALLLAGILACALLLTGGGPAAAADPDTHRLATWNMQVGSDRWNGVRTLARTFDVVALQEVPGSAPGGSRLISRNGNLHSYRWDLGRGQVRYLHILIQGSRNLGLVTSFYPDSVRELSGGYRSALAAVRREDRTVFASVHAASNGGRPNDAASLIRRVAGYASGNGIANWVVLGDFNRSPQAVANDGVPLNTRIYNSGQATQQSGNELDFAASNVNTQNWHAAVNPNYGSDHWPVGFSALRASGSPRDLTIHADNSDRLLDVYNGQNANGSHVIIYHANGGANQRWRLLPVGRPGDSGQPLYRLQSLSSGKCLDVNRGQKSGNGDFLNIWDCHGPNGEPDPGGYQHDTQNFTLEHPNWRFPNLTVLRDNGTHQFVNVDHNRTGDGTWLIQWPYQRNPNGTPVINETFYFHPRF; encoded by the coding sequence ATGTCCGTGACATTCTCCGAGAGAACCCCGGCCCTCCTCGCGCGCCGCCTCGGCGCCCTCCTGCTGGCCGGGATCCTCGCCTGCGCGCTGCTCCTCACCGGCGGCGGCCCCGCGGCCGCCGCCGACCCCGACACCCACCGCCTGGCCACCTGGAACATGCAGGTGGGCAGCGACCGTTGGAACGGTGTACGGACGCTCGCGCGCACCTTCGACGTCGTCGCCCTCCAGGAGGTGCCCGGCAGCGCACCCGGCGGTTCGCGCCTGATCAGCCGGAACGGCAACCTCCACTCGTACCGGTGGGACCTCGGCCGCGGGCAGGTCCGCTACCTGCACATCCTCATCCAGGGCTCCCGCAACCTCGGCCTCGTCACCTCGTTCTACCCGGACTCCGTCCGGGAGCTGAGCGGCGGCTACCGCTCGGCGCTCGCCGCCGTACGCCGTGAGGACCGGACGGTCTTCGCCTCCGTCCACGCCGCGTCCAACGGCGGACGGCCCAACGACGCGGCCTCCCTCATCCGCCGCGTCGCCGGGTACGCGTCCGGCAACGGCATCGCGAACTGGGTCGTGCTCGGCGACTTCAACCGCTCCCCGCAGGCCGTCGCCAACGACGGCGTCCCGCTGAACACCCGCATCTACAACAGCGGCCAGGCCACCCAGCAGAGCGGCAACGAACTCGACTTCGCCGCCTCCAACGTCAACACCCAGAACTGGCACGCCGCCGTCAACCCCAACTACGGCAGCGACCACTGGCCGGTCGGCTTCTCCGCCCTGCGGGCGTCGGGAAGCCCGCGCGACCTGACGATCCACGCGGACAACAGCGACCGCCTCCTGGACGTCTACAACGGCCAGAACGCCAACGGCAGCCACGTGATCATCTACCACGCCAACGGCGGCGCCAACCAGCGCTGGCGCCTGCTGCCCGTCGGACGGCCCGGCGACTCCGGACAGCCGCTCTACCGCCTCCAGAGCCTCAGCAGCGGCAAGTGCCTGGACGTCAACCGGGGCCAGAAGAGCGGCAACGGCGACTTCCTGAACATCTGGGACTGCCACGGCCCCAACGGCGAACCCGACCCGGGCGGCTACCAGCACGACACCCAGAACTTCACGCTGGAGCACCCGAACTGGCGCTTCCCCAACCTCACCGTGCTGCGCGACAACGGCACCCACCAGTTCGTGAACGTCGACCACAACCGCACCGGCGACGGCACCTGGCTGATCCAGTGGCCGTACCAGCGGAACCCCAACGGCACGCCGGTCATCAACGAGACGTTCTACTTCCACCCGCGCTTCTGA
- a CDS encoding DUF6255 family natural product biosynthesis protein has translation MAATGCGHPAAEWVVARSGVATCCRCGVRRFTAYAALWREVPGRAVSGPTASARGTGVLRARRDGGGGGAGRSLAAGASPLPTGRPPLRSAGGSRTSR, from the coding sequence ATGGCGGCGACGGGGTGCGGGCATCCGGCCGCCGAGTGGGTGGTGGCCCGGAGCGGGGTCGCGACCTGCTGCCGTTGCGGGGTGCGGCGGTTCACCGCGTACGCGGCGCTGTGGCGCGAGGTGCCGGGCCGGGCGGTGTCCGGACCGACGGCGTCCGCGCGAGGGACGGGCGTGCTGCGGGCCCGGCGGGACGGCGGCGGGGGAGGCGCCGGCCGCTCCCTCGCGGCCGGCGCCTCCCCCTTGCCCACGGGACGACCCCCGCTCAGAAGCGCGGGTGGAAGTAGAACGTCTCGTTGA
- a CDS encoding helix-turn-helix domain-containing protein yields MTTEDDSLPDPTSSMLAFFGSELNRIRRKAGKSQTQAAEMAHTTQAMISYVERAKRVPSEPLAHDLDSAFGTDGHFGRLHPLVIKFAYPSWFLPYVEMEREAVRLDIFNNQLIPGLLQTEEYARAVLAGGRPDSLEDLVAARMTRQDIFEKATPPHAWFVLDEYALARPYPGPAAMREQLQHLLTAGERPRTVIQVIPRDAPPHPGLDGSFDILSFETGANILHVDGVCQGHMTADPVQVLAASRSYDLIRAVALSPRESADMIRTYLKELAK; encoded by the coding sequence ATGACCACAGAAGACGACTCCCTGCCGGACCCGACTTCGTCGATGCTCGCCTTCTTCGGCTCCGAACTGAACCGGATCCGCAGGAAGGCGGGGAAGTCGCAGACCCAGGCAGCCGAAATGGCCCACACGACGCAGGCGATGATCAGCTACGTCGAGCGGGCCAAGCGGGTGCCGTCGGAGCCGCTGGCGCACGATCTCGACTCGGCGTTCGGGACGGACGGGCACTTCGGGCGGCTGCATCCGCTGGTGATCAAGTTCGCTTATCCGAGCTGGTTCCTGCCGTACGTGGAGATGGAGCGCGAGGCCGTCAGGCTGGACATTTTCAACAACCAGCTGATCCCCGGTCTGTTGCAGACCGAGGAGTACGCCAGGGCCGTGCTGGCCGGAGGGAGGCCGGACAGCCTGGAAGACCTGGTAGCGGCTCGCATGACCCGCCAGGACATCTTCGAGAAGGCAACGCCGCCGCACGCCTGGTTCGTGCTGGACGAATACGCGCTCGCTCGGCCATACCCGGGGCCCGCCGCCATGAGGGAGCAATTGCAGCACTTGCTGACGGCCGGGGAGCGCCCACGCACTGTCATCCAGGTCATCCCCCGGGATGCCCCGCCGCATCCCGGCCTGGACGGATCGTTCGACATCCTGAGTTTCGAAACCGGGGCCAACATCCTGCACGTCGATGGCGTCTGCCAAGGCCACATGACCGCCGACCCGGTCCAGGTGCTCGCCGCTTCCCGCTCCTATGATCTGATCAGGGCAGTTGCGCTCTCACCGCGGGAATCCGCTGACATGATCCGAACGTACCTGAAGGAGCTGGCGAAGTGA
- a CDS encoding DUF397 domain-containing protein yields MGDLIRTPWIKSSHSGPNGGDCLEWAPTHARTGAVPIRDSKNPEGPALLLPAPAWTAFLRLVATPGD; encoded by the coding sequence GTGGGCGACTTGATACGCACTCCCTGGATCAAGTCCAGCCACAGCGGCCCTAATGGCGGCGACTGCCTGGAGTGGGCTCCCACCCATGCCCGCACAGGCGCCGTCCCCATAAGGGACAGCAAGAACCCCGAGGGCCCGGCCCTCCTCCTCCCCGCCCCCGCGTGGACCGCGTTCCTGCGCCTGGTCGCGACGCCGGGCGACTGA